One window of Quercus robur chromosome 12, dhQueRobu3.1, whole genome shotgun sequence genomic DNA carries:
- the LOC126709904 gene encoding protein FANTASTIC FOUR 1-like: MSTTVADLGGWNFLQALTNNSYTANYGTKIEKLYVDPLVKRCSLRLSEKSLEMCTESLGSETGSSVIITETNKDHEISLISLVSTENNGPKKQKISKFSEPKKQSKHHCRSFPPPLTSISGSSGVHVRPHREAGRLVLEAVPAPSCNSLFHAVRGDGRLRLQLVHNDQETTEEDEEESEQVLEEQEEEEEQEEEEEEVEVQIQAADKEVVEEDETEEAGEEEEEEEEEEGRIGEEGDWYTEILDDKDFGKLPQPRRCKESGRGDRSETWLPFWISTFSV; encoded by the coding sequence atgtccacaactGTAGCTGACTTGGGTGGCTGGAACTTCCTCCAAGCTCTAACCAACAATTCTTACACTGCCAATTATGGCACAAAAATTGAGAAACTATATGTTGACCCTCTTGTTAAGCGGTGCTCTTTGAGGCTAAGTGAAAAAAGCCTTGAAATGTGCACTGAAAGCTTAGGTAGTGAGACAGGTAGTAGCGTTATCATCACTGAAACCAACAAAGATCATgaaatttctttgatttcacTCGTTAGTACTGAAAATAATGGTCCCAAGAAGCAGAAAATTTCGAAATTTAGTGAGCCTAAGAAGCAGAGTAAGCATCATTGTAGGAGTTTCCCACCACCCTTGACATCTATTAGTGGCTCAAGTGGCGTTCATGTTAGGCCTCACAGAGAAGCTGGCCGCCTTGTTCTTGAAGCTGTGCCTGCCCCTTCTTGTAATAGCTTGTTCCATGCTGTGCGTGGTGATGGCAGGCTTAGGCTTCAGTTGGTCCATAATGATCAAGAAACTACTGAGGAAGATGAGGAAGAGTCTGAGCAAGTTCttgaagaacaagaagaagaagaagaacaagaagaagaagaagaagaagtggaggtTCAAATTCAAGCTGCTGACAAAGAAGTAGTAGAAGAGGACGAAACTGAAGAAgctggagaagaagaagaagaagaagaagaagaagaaggaagaattgGTGAAGAGGGTGACTGGTATACTGAAATTTTGGATGATAAAGATTTTGGGAAGCTTCCACAGCCAAGAAGGTGCAAGGAAAGTGGGCGCGGCGACAGATCGGAAACTTGGCTGCCATTCTGGATTTCTACTTTCTCTGTTTAa